The stretch of DNA tcttctctgttgaggcatatgatagaaagatttgtATGTACAAAATTTGGGGTCCAACGTCCGTGAACTTTCagtctttgaacttcttttttggaaccacgtaaaaggatcaatatatgaatctgttatttttttccattgttgagaagcatatgataaaaagatcatgacatgtcatttttcatatcgcatgtattatcagccctcggtcaacatcagccctcgagccatgcggctcttgggctgatattgaacctagagctgataatacatgcgatatgaaaaatgccatgtaataatctgatattatcaagatTATTTGGACTTTAATGAATAGTTGTCTCAATTATACTAGTTTTACTACTTGTCCTAATCTTCAATGAAATAATGGCCGATAATTAAACACTCTGTAACAGCACTGAAGAGAAGTTAAAGGAAAGAAGAAAACATATTAACATGTTAATAGCATCATTTTCTGTAATATGTACATGTGGGGTAATGCAATTCACTGTAGTAAAACTaagaatttgttttgttttatctacaTATAGAAAACTcttaatataaagaaaagaagatgtggtatgatagacaatgagacaactttccacaagagaccaaaatgacacagaaattaacaactataggcaaccgtacggccttcaacaatgagcaaagcacataccgcatagtcagctataaaaggccccgaaatgactatgtaaaacaattcacacgagaaaactaacggcctaatttatgtataaaaaatgaatgtttacTACTTTATTTTCTAGGTGCCATGTTTACCTGTGATCTTTGATCCCagtcaaaaacaagtaaaagtaaacaataagAATCAAAACTCTTCGGATAGTGTTGCTTTATTTTTCTGGTGCAGTGACAATGTGACATcatgtgacaaaaataaatattctgttGGAGAAAAAGAACAAAACCATTTTGATTGGAGAAAAGATTTACTCATAATAAATTCAGATTTATCTACATTGTGTATTCTTCCAAGATTGAAAAGGAGTCTTGAAATTACGTATGAAAATGGCCAAAACAATGACCATGCCAGTTCTGAGTTTTTAAGTATTTGTTCAAACTCCAGTGCCGGCAAATCATTAGAATTTCTACAAAATGACATTTCAAGAGAAATAAGTTCAACGTTAGAGAGTATAAATCTACCTCAAGAAGaattagaatttttgaaaagCAGTATATCATGGTATAGCAGTCAACCCATACCTTCATCACCAGACAAAACAGATTTAAAAACCCCTGATGACAAAAGTCTGGGGAAGCCTTCCATGGAACAGTTGAATGCTGTTAAAGAAAGATTGGCAGAAACAGTATGTATTACTTAAGGATGAAACTCATTTTCTAGAGGTTATGGTAATTGATGTTTAAAGTGAACGGATTGTCTCACAAACTGAATAATAGTCTGATGGACTTTCATGTTACGTTTTTGAGTCATAGAACCAGTTTCCACATCAATGATCATCTAGAAATCTGTTTAATCCTTAAATATTCTCAACCCaaacattttatctttattttttaatttcaactttCTTAGAACCCCAGTATGAATATATTACAGTAAAATCGTCAGTGTTTACATTGGACAATGGTTATGAAAGTAGATTCTGCATTAAGGTCAGACAGTGAATATGATAACAGACCAATCACATTCAAGATTGTGTAGTAGATATGCAAGTCATACaagaattatatttttgttattacacTTTCAAATCTTCCTGGATGGTATCTCTTTGTCCACTGCAATTCATAATttccttttaaaatatcaattttagaaTGTTTATCTAGTGGTCAACGGTTACAATTTTCCAAAGAGAATTCTATATGGTTCAAAGCCCAAAAAGATCCAGAACAATTTGTATGTAGTTGACAATAATTTCATATTACctggtatataattatattatagttGACGGCGATTAGCATTGTGTAACTCTTACTGTTATTATAAATTTTCTGGAGTCTGTAcagttattttcaaatttcttccatttcagcttccaaatttttttaataaggTGATGGACTATTCTATATATGACCCGAAAGTGGTATTTGTGAACAATATAT from Mytilus galloprovincialis chromosome 2, xbMytGall1.hap1.1, whole genome shotgun sequence encodes:
- the LOC143063380 gene encoding uncharacterized protein LOC143063380; its protein translation is MALMFQRLGSHILRTNFKSTFQTTRTAQSLVSHSEVPCLPVIFDPSQKQVKVNNKNQNSSDSVALFFWCSDNVTSCDKNKYSVGEKEQNHFDWRKDLLIINSDLSTLCILPRLKRSLEITYENGQNNDHASSEFLSICSNSSAGKSLEFLQNDISREISSTLESINLPQEELEFLKSSISWYSSQPIPSSPDKTDLKTPDDKSLGKPSMEQLNAVKERLAETLPNFFNKVMDYSIYDPKVVFVNNIWNRKTSGIGMYSLNLSVIRILAYFKYTQITVQLLKITVHPEDGAVKVRWRVAGLSNTASLKFWNFYPGKYRENVEKDSQWTDGLSTYYINKHGIIYKHVVDNVIPDNEIPNVVPVAPVA